In Populus alba chromosome 4, ASM523922v2, whole genome shotgun sequence, the genomic window CTGACATCATAGAGACCCTCTTAGAGGATCAACATATACCCCACACCACATCTCATTAGAttacataaaattatgataCGAATTTCATCTCAGGCAagttttgtatttatttcatgtttaagacatttcaagttttttatcagttcataaaacttattaatgttttatgatGTGCAAAACatcttttaattaacaaaaaaaatgaattaggaGACAAGAGGCAAACGGGTGGATGTCCTAAGAAACGGGTAGCTGGTTGAATGGATGTCGGCCATTGCTTGCTTCCCGAGGGAAAGCAAATTGGAATCCCAACTTCACATGCCCCcgccataaaaaatattgggaACAAACCAGAAAAGAACACCAAAGTCATCAATTCCAGCACCATATGATACAGGTAGCATGagcaataatttaaatcatCTAACACAGGTTAATCAGATTCAGGCATAGACTTCTAAAACAATTCTGCCATATATATCTAATATCTGACATCAGGGTATAAATACCAATTAAGGGATTTACGCTATAACACAAGGGGAATTTGATCTCGAGGTCACAAACTCATAATAATTAACAGTGAACATCATAAAGACACCTTACAAAAACATCAACCAAGAAATTCCATAAGCCAACACACAAAATCCCAAATTGCACTCACTACAGAACCCAAAATCACATTTCcactaatttcaaaatattacatAGGATAAAAtcaacatggtttttttaattttatctcgaGAGATATTACACTAGTGcattacatttatttattagacCTGGACCATATTGTCAAATCTGCatgttgcaaagaaaattaaatccaTTTGCAATTGTGTTTCCACTCGACTGTCCTACATGTTCATATAATCACAGTCCATTGTTTTAAAAACTCATTCACTGTTTCTGTAACCCAACAACCCAGAAACCAGAAAAATGCTGCCAAATATAATGCATGGCAGAACAGGAGAAGTTTAGGGATTCAAGAAACACCACAATTATTAATACAGCTTGGGCTAACTGAGGTACCAGAAGTATTGTAATGCGATGTACATTCTTGAAGCCTCCACCACAACACAATGTCTAAGATGACAATTTATAAAAGCAGACAATAtaggggcaaaaaaaaaaaaaactcggggACTGAAATCCATTTTAAACAAATGAGCTAGGGGAAAGGAAGGATTAAaagcaattaacaaaaaaatagacaTCAAATCAACGTGTAAATATGAAAAAGAGGAAAGCTTTTTTCTCATAGAGATATATATGCAGAAATAATGTTGTGAACCCTtgacaaatgaaataaaaaattcctttttaCCAATCGAAATAAAAAATCCACACAATCAGAAAGGTAAAGCCAACAATGAAACCTCAAATACCAAAAATCTTCTTGAGGAGCAAAAGTagcaaaaccagaaaaacaGGGATATTTATAATCTAGATAAACATCAATTCCGGCATAGCAGAAAAGTTCTACAATCCTTCTGTAAGAGCCCTGTTCTACAGATAGAAACTAAATTTTGCAAAGTTTAAGTAGCATCCATCACAAATCCAACCACATCTTAAGGAAGCAGATGAAGTGAAGCAGCAACAAAAGCACAGCAGTccacataattaaattaaagatttcATTGCTTGCATTCAGGAAATCACGACAACCATTTAAAGCATGTGTTCCCAAGAAGCTCTCATACACCTGAATCAAAGACCCATCAATgtcaaacatataaaataaagctCAGGCTAGCTAAAGCAAAATAACAAACCAAAAAGTTGTAGAAAGCCATGAAATAAAACTACAGCTAGTCTACTGTGTCTTTTAAAGATCAGAAAACTCTTTATCTTTCAAGCGTGTTAGTTATAATTGTTTCTCTATGACCCACAAGAAAATGCTATAACAACACAATCAAATCCACAATGGTGTGACACGGCTTCTCAACAATTATAGAGAAACAGCAATTAgtctaaaaattaacaaatgcaaacgaattgaaaaaaaaaaaaaacaccttttccacaaaaacaaaaagaaaaagggattgttataacaaaataaaataaaaacttcacattggacaaaatcatttgaaaaataaaaaagtttgcaATAATTACCTTCAGTAATATGGTGGTGGCATACCCTGATACATCCCTCCAGCTCCATGTGGGAATCTAGGAGGCAGTGGCATTGAGGATGGCTGCTGATGCTGCTGTTGCTGAGACAAAGCATAAGACCCAGCATCCGGATACACCCCAGAACCGGTTCCAACAGTGCTCTGTGGCATTCTATACATTGAAGCCCCTGCATTGTTCAATCCACCATCATTTGGACCCGCCCCTACATATGGCGGAACCCTATAAGCACCATTATATCCAGAACCCGTCAATGAAGTATTCAACTGATAGCTATTACTAGCAGGCCCATAATTTTGTAAACTTCCTGTCACCCCGCCAATCGaattttgtggttgtggttgtgggAACGATGGATGCGCTAATGGCTGTGAATTTTGTGCATTTGCACTGCCCTGATTAGTCTTATTAACCCTCTTGTTATCAACAGCTAATTTACAAACAACTTGATGcccatcaatatttttcatagGATCAGCAATCGCAGCCTTAGCCCCATCCTCAGACTTATATATAAGAAAGGCAAAACCCTTTGATTTCCCAGTAGATTTATCAAACCCAAGCGGGCCTTCTTCAATCTCACCATACATTGAGAAAAACCCTAACAACCTCTCCGAAGTAATCTCAAAAGGCACGTTCCCAACATAAACTTTCCTTAACGAAACATCACCGGTACTCGAATTATTCGATGCTAATTGAGTAACAGTAATCcttccatcaatttttttactagGTTCTCTAATAGAAAGCATAGCAGAGTCCACATGTTTGAAAGTAATAAACCCGAAACCTTTCGACTTACCTGTGTTCTTGTCATGGATAACAATAGCTTCTTCGAGTTCTCCGAAGGAAGAAAATAGAATTCGGAGGGTATCCGAGGTTGTTTCGGAAGAGAGGCCGCGAATGAAGAGCTTTCGGAGGGAGATGTCGCCATCCGCTACGGAACGGACAGAGTTAAGGATGTCAGAGTGGTGGAGTGTGGCGGATTGGAGGATGTCTAATAGTTGGTCTTTTGTGAAAGGTTCGAGGATTTTACGGATTTCTTCGGGAGTTAGAGGAGTTATTGGAGATGGTGGAGAGGTGCCGGTGGGGATTGAGATGCCGTTTTCGTCAGCTTTGCGTTTTTTAATGAACTCCATGGTGGCGGAAGCGGTGGTGGTGGATTGCTTGTTAGCGTCGAATAAACCCTAGAAATGAGGGAGTTACGCAGGATAGAGAACGAAACCGGTCTTGTTTTTTTGTGGCTAACTGAATTTGCTGGACCGCTGCTTGGGTATTTATATTTGTTGGGTCCAGggaaccagttagggtttcacTTTCACCGCCACGATGTTTCGACTTAAATTTGGGCTTGGTGATCCTGAATGAGTTCTTattgggctgggctgatgtgaGAGGCTTGAGCTTAGCTATTTTGGCATGCTCTCATTTGAATCAGTTTTGCTTCGCTGGCGTTGATTCCCTTGTGTAGAGACACGTAGAAGACCAGCTGCTTCAAATTTACTCGCATAAAGGTTATGATTGGTAgctcaagaaaaggaaaaatggtCTGTGCAAGAATTGAAATTGATCTTGTGGGAAAAAATGGGAGTGAGGCCCCATCCGGAGACttcaatttctcttttcttttcttttcaaggtCACCATGTACAATTAACATAAGCTACTATACTGCACACGagcatttctatttttaatcaGCAAGCATCACATGGCCTAGGCTAAAGAATTGGATTCCTAACTTGATGAGCAGGCATCGAGGAATTTCTCTGCTGCTCCCGGATCGAGAGATCCCCAAAGATTGCTAAAGGGCCTGTAAAATCTTTAGCAAGTCAAGCTTTTAGAACTTGTACTGATAACCAAGGACTTGAACTTGGAAGAGTCCCCTGAAGTAGCATTGGCTCGCCGGGTTATCAACTCCATGTTCTTGTGTAAACTTTGCTTCACCAAATCCTTCATCAGTTTCTTTCCCTCTTGAGCTTCCCTGTTATTTACCGGTGACCCTGTTGCTATCCTTGCTGTTTGAGGCCCAGAATGTGGCCCCATCCTTGCTTGCCTCTCATCTTTGAACCATTGCAGTAGTTTTAGTGCTCTCTTCTGAGCTAGAGGACTCCCCAATAATGCCACTTCAAGGAGTACAGGGACAATGCCAGATTTAAGCATTTTATCTCGCAGAGCTGAGCTTTGATGAGCTAGAATCATCAAAATATAAGCCGATAATTCTTGACATTTTGGCTTATCCTCCCATGTCATTATCTCTATCAAGCTCTCTGGCACAAGTGAACTGTTTTCCATTGCTTTCTTCCCCATTAAGGTCACCACTAAATGGCCTAGTGTGGCTAGAGCTTTCTCTGAGAATTCTTTTTCTGATATTACCCTCAAGAGAGTTTGAACTGCCCCGTTAGAGAGCAAAGGCCCTGCATTGTCTAACACAGCAGACAGGTTGTATAGAGTACCCAAACACGACTCCTTGGTTTCGTAACTTGAGCAAGACTCTAGAATTCCAATTAGAAATGGCAAAACTTCTGATGAAGCAAGAGGGAATTGGGTATGATTCGCCAGCGAAGATAATGACAGGATTAATTCTGCGAATTCTTGTCTTGTTGGTTCTTCTAAAACATCCATGCTCTTTGGTAGTTTCGAAAGGATCCCTGCTTCTACCATGAGAGCCTTGTTcctgaagaaagaaaataaaaaatacattaattaaaacaagaacaGCTCACTAATCTAGTTGCAGCTACCGAACCAAAGAGTATAAATCAGGGATAGTAACACGGTGGCCATTTTTGAATGTCTCCCCAGCAAATAATGAGCATCATGCACGCCAAACTAACCAGCCAACAAGTATTAAACAAGTTACTGTCTTTTTCTAAGAAAGTCAAAGAGATTCTTGGATTTAGATCTGAGATGGAAGATGGAAGTCAACagatgaatttgtttattgatCATAGATCATAGGGAATCTGATCATTGGCGCCAATTCTTATGTCCTGTAACTTATTTCTATTCAAAGACAACATTGTCGATTCAATAACATCATTGCTCTGTCTATGCTTCCTCCTAGAGCGTGTAATAAGCGCCCTTTGTGCTTGTGGCCTCCTACTTcatccaaattaattattttcatatctgctaaaaaaaaattaattattttcttatgatgttGATTTGAGGAACATGATCATTAACATTCAAATGGGTGTCTTCTTAAACCAATCAATTAACAAGGCTGAGAAATGAGTttatacaaaaagaaagaactcATAATTAAATCtaagtaattaaatatttgaaacttgacaatttaaaattaaaatagaatttaaaaatactaaaatattatttaatagatGAGAATAGTAGAACTATTGATAACGATCCTTCcaataataatgttttgaatccattcaaattgaattaatatttttttcatcataattatCATCTAAATTTCTGTGaagaaatattaacaataattaaccTAGACCAAAAAAGGGACCACGCCTAAAATCAGGTCAAGAACCATCATGAAATCCCCAAAATTGGATGCTGCCTCAGCCAAGGGTAAATCAAAGACaaatcctctttctttttctttttttctcatcaagaaTTGAAAGCTTGATGTGGCACCAAGAGCAATTATTCATTACCATTAAAGGGTGAATCAAGAAACCGAACCTAAAAGCTTTGATCCTATCTATTTTATGAAGGGCGGCGCTGAAACCATAAGTCCTCAAGTGCAACGCCTACACAGCCTCGACGTAGATAGCTTTCTTTAACAACGAGGGTCCCTCCCTCAGATTACTCCATTACATGAAAATTGAGAGTATTATCAGAGGCAAACTCCAAAATCCAAACCCATATCAGGTCCCCTTTATTCCTTCCCCAGTGGCCAACTTTCAATTCTTTAGGATATAAATCAACCATATATGGGTATTTCTCACCTCACCCTAAGctcaaataatgaaataattcaTACCCCGAAAAATCCAGATGGTGCCAAAAACCAAACTCCATTTTTTCAAACTGTTGAAAAAACATCCAATTACATAAGCTGTTTGATGtaatctttgttttcttcttcaaattcacATGGATGGTCAGCCACACAACTGGGGTCATTATTGTACtctgataatatattttttttcttcatttgttcACAGTTAGAATGAAATATTTGACTAATTAAAGTAAGAGGAGCTAACGTCATTCTCTTGTTATCTGAAGTGTTAGTGGAGCTTGACCTATCGATGCAAATTCTACAGTATGGTGTAATCAGCACCCAAGATTATGTTAGGTTTTAGGCAAGTTCTATACAAAGCCTACCAAAGACGTTGTTTTttgcatttagttttttttttttcataacaagTTATATATAGAGTTTTATAAAACGATTCTAGTTGATCTTCTAAACAGTATGAAAATATTCTAAACAGCTCAATTAAATGTCTTATGAGGAGATTCTGTACTacaattgaatttcataatttgtatttttttgtaacaaaaatgaaaaacaaattaattaaaaataatgatatcaaattagaaaagaagaaaCTTACTTGTAAGTTCCATTAGCAAGCTCAATCAAAGCATTAACAGCCACTCTCTGGCGGCCAGCCACTTCTGAAGCCACCATCCCCACCAGGGCAGGAATAACACCAAGCTCAGCCATCAAATTTCTCATCTTAGCATCTTCCCTAGCTAATTTTTCAATCTCAAGAGCCGCCATCTCCTTCTCTTCCCAGCTTCCAAAGTGAAGTCTCTTTACTGATCTTTGTAACACCACAGAATCATCATCAATATCACTACTTTGTCTATCCACAGTAGTAATTGTTGCTTGTTCTTCTTTGATGACCATAGGTTTGGTTCTTGTTTTAAGGCTCTTTTGTGCCCTTTTAGTTTGCAAGAACCGCCTTACACGAGCGAAGAATTGAAGCTTCAAGTAAGAAAGTGCAAAGATAGAAGAGGAAGGAGGGGAAGGAGATGGTTCAGGCATGTTTGGTCTTTGTGCTGGAGACATGAAAGaaaacttttctttttgtatgtATGAAACTAGACTTTTGACAGAGTGAAAGAGAGAGGATATATATATGGACAAGAGCTGTACGACGAGAGGGAAGGTGGGAGAGAATATGTGAGGGAAAATTACAGGAATTAAAGAGCAGAGAGCACATGCAGAGGGAACAGTGCTCTCTTTAAACTCGCAAACCGTAAGAGATATTCAAGGCACATTAATAAGATCACTTGCAAACCCATAAATGAACTTGTAGTTTAATTACTAATTATACAATAAACCATCCGACAAGGGATTAATTAGTAACAATATTAGCCTAATTAATTAAGGATACAGAAGAAATGGGCTGCTAGTGGGATTTATTGTGATTTTGTCACCTAACCCATCTTGGAGAAGCTTCCTTGGGTGTCAAATGAAATTATTAGGCTGCTAAGACTTTTTGCTGACTCCTTATATTGAACTTTGCGAAGTGTTGGCTTGGCTATGATCAATCATGTGTTAATCAAAAGAAGATAAGAACTTTAGCTaactattaaataaatcttCGAATCTATGTGAGCTAAGTTAATGGCATGTGGGTCTCAGCTTTCAGGTGGCATCAGCCTTGGTGCTCTGCTCCCTCATATTGGGGTTGTTGTCAATCCATCTAGCTGTTGATTTTCTCTCCAACACTTGTCATCCATGCATTGAAATGGGGTAGCTAGTCTATTAAATTCTTAGGCGAAAATCTCCTTTCTCAGAAACGAAAAGATCTGCATCCTTTCTCTGATATCTTTTTACATGGATAGATGGCTGGATAAATTTCTCTAGGAAATTGGGTGGATAAACATTAGTGAAATTCCATTGGAAATGATCCAACAGAAATAAAATACTTCGTagtgaatatgtttgttctatATGATCCtatttcttgattaatttgataacTGGATATCATGCGTCCTGGAGATTTGCGACTGAAACAAAGGAAAACCGACCACCATGGAGGGTTTTCCTTCCTGTATATCCTCTCTTTCTAAAACATTGAGGCAACAGAAGTGTTAGGATTTGCAATAGACTTTCAGTTAACTCATTTTATTGTTAAGTCTCGAAGGGCTAGCTCGATTACTGAGCTTGATCTGTTGCCCAACTATTCACATGGTATGATTTCATGGCCAGCAATTTATGAGctgagatttttcttcttcttagttTATTCGGTAGaaaggtttttcttttcccttcccTTACGTATActcaatttcatataaaatcaaACAGACTTCTAAGTTAACTTTGAGGGATAACATAACTGATGAGACTTTGAGTTTGCTCCTTAATGATAACGAGTTCGAGTTTTTTTATGGCTATTGAAGgtttacatggttattaatttcaaagctcgtagaattagtcgaggtgcatgCAAACTGATCCAAACACccgtgttaaaaaaaaaaagagacttcTACATCATTTCAATTGAAAGTTGAAAtatgagaagaaaaaacttCTTTCGTTTCATAAGGttagaaatttcaaaattggaATAGAGAATCATAATACTGAGTAGCGTTGAAAAGCATTGGTTTGAAGAAGCGTAAATGAAACGAAGATCaagtttgaaagaaaaaaagaacagtaataattaacaaaaacatacgTACCTTAAATATTCAGGCGTCAAACCAATTAGGTCTTCCACTTTCTCCATTACCATGTTGCGATGATGAGTTCTCGGTCTAGTATTAATTAGTCGAAAACGgagacatcttttttttttctttttaattttggtgcTGAAACAGTGCGACCTCTAGCTTAATTACTCATAGGCATCCAAAATCTACAGTACTGAGTTAATTTCAAACTCAATACATTGCATTGCTAGAAAATTCGCGTATTGCAACAAAAACATAGAATATTATGTTGGTATTTTCCGacagaaaattttcataaattataatgaaatttgttatgtcaataatttttatgatggAATAAAGAAAAGTTTTTTGGCAATGGTGTTGGAAATATGACACATCAGTATTGTCTGATGGAATTGCTGACGGATATTATATCAGAAAAACTTAAATGAAATATAGCTCGATAGTTCTATCTCCTTCCCCCGCTATTAAAAAAGCAGTGACATTTCTTATGGAATATGTGATGGACAAGTCCGTCAGAATAAACACTCATTTTCATCCAAAagttacaaaatattttagtatttctAACAGAATAGGTAACAGAATAAACCattagaaattaaagttcttatTTCCGATGGaatcaacataataaaaaatattaaaaattttataagcaTTGATAACATGTCAAATATACCAATACAATATGTGATGGAAATTTCATTGGTGATGGTAAAATCAATCCACTACcagaatttttatcttttaccgatggaattttttattggtatttttaCTATCATTccattggtaattaatttactaatGAGATCATAGACGAAAATGTGCCATTGGTAATTCTCTtgctgataattttttatttgttggtaataaaaaaatattattattgatggaTTTACTGACAGGAAAAGCACGCTAAAAAAATTTACCTGCTTCATTCCGTCGATATTTTCCTCTAGAAGTTTTTCatataaccaagaaaaatacCATATGCAATTCTATCggtgattatttaaaaacatttaaaaacagaCTATTTAACagaactagaaaataattaaaatttatttaaaatcctataaataaatcaactaaaaattgatctcatatgaaaaaacaaatcctacAGCAACATTCACACAATTATTAAgaatagaaaaatttaaaaataaaataagatgacaaatataatgaaaaaagaacacaaaaaaagacgaaaaaaaaatcttaccttaatgtagttATGAGGGaagttaagaaaagaaaaaaaatcaataaagtatgttaattaaaaaaaatgagaaaacaaaggaagaaaagaggagaagacATACATGAGcgtgaagaagaaaagaaggagtTGAGGAgtgaagagaaaggaaaaaaaaaaagaaagggatgtTGATGTAAGACATACCTGAACgtggaagagaaaagaaagagttgaggagagaagagaagagaaagaaaaaagggatgttgatgttttttatataaggggaagaagaagaagaagaagaggcatGTCTGTTATGAAATGAGATATTCTAGTCTTTTTATTTAGGTATTTTATTGATAGTTTTACCAACAgatgattaaatattaatatttttaatcattttatcagtgatttcatctataatatttaatttaaatttataatttaattgaaaatcttcaaaaacTGCAAAATATCACTgacgacttttcaatccgtcggtgattttgtttgtaatatttaatttaaatattcaatttaatcaaaaattttctaaaatcaGCCAAATAACATCGATGACTTTTTAATCTGTCAgtgattttgtttataaataataataattaacaatgcAATTAAGAAGTGAATAGTTTCAGAGTTCTCTggaaaatacaaacaaaattttaCCAACAATAAATAGTGCCAGGAAGAAGTGAAAAGTTTACCAACGAGTTTACGGACGAATTTTACCAATGGTATTAATATCGTCGGTAATTCCATTGATATAAATTAACACGTCATCATgctttttggatttgttttaattcttttttttttttcaactgtaATTCTCTTgatatataccgagggaatgtTTCCGTCGGTATAATTCACTGTAATTTACCAACAGAAACATTCTGTTAGTAAttctgtttgtattttttaattttctggtaGTTATCATAACGTGTCAAAGGAAGAAATTTGTTTGATGAGTTTGGAATTtaccaaaaacaattatacCTAATAATCTAAAAGATTGGCATGATTTTTTGATTGATGCTATTTGGGGCCATATGATTTCTCATATATAGAGGAGCAAGTGGAACAACACCATACAATGGATAGCCAATACATTAAAAgctaacaattcaaaaatagcTAACAACATAATTGTGAAGTGTTGTTGGTAGATATTCTGTGCTGCTTTGCATGTGTGGATATACTGCATGTGGGTGTTATCTCTGTTTTGAATGcttttagttgatttatgttttcttgTGATTCATGTAGTACTCATGTCAGCTTTTCTGTGCATACTATTTTCAACTTTAGTTGAGTTTAGGTGTCAATTTTAGGCCACTACTTTATGGAATACTGTGTTAATTGTTTCCTTTTAGCTATcattttttgaaagagaaaaacttCCATGTTCAACAAGAGTTTGCTACTTCATCAAGCTTTAGTATTAGTGATTGTGACCATGCTGATAATTCAGTTACCATTCATGTAGAGACACCTGAAAAGATATCTTCGATAGAAGTTATTTACCAAGGCTCATCCAATGCGAATAAAATAGTTGGAATTCAACACAAATCCCTGGTGAGTATATTGTGGACaacataaaagtttttttaaggtCGACCGAcggtgttttttaatttaattttctgatAGTGATATCTAATTTTAATAGATAACCACCACATCTTCATCCTATATTGAATCCTTGTTCTATGGTGTACTATGTAGATTACTGAattaatacaaattaattatcatcTTATTTACTAGCCTTTTTCGTGCAATTAATTATAGGTTTTTTCTATCACAGcaacaaaattaaagatcaCACGACCAATCAATCTATGAACTTTtctattataaaagaaaacaaactttAAAGTTTCAACTGTGTCTTATAAATTTCCAAATCGATAGaactaattataatatatttgagAGTAAATAAtgccttttttttgttcattagtaATTAACttattgtaatttaattaagctATATAAAGCgcacataaatatataattattagatCTGTTTCGGATTCTAACTCGTCTAATTTAACCAATAGTTTGAATTATGGAGTAAATCTCAATCTCTAGTTTCACCCAtagataagattttttttttattctaataaaataataaaaaagattttttttttttttactttttactggACCGGATTTGACCTCATTTATTCAGAGGTGTTTAAGAGTGTGgtagatgttttttttcaaaatgcttttcattttagaaatgtattaaaataatattttttatattttaaaaaatttatttttgattagtACATCAAAGAGATGcaacaacacaaaaaacaattaatttaaagaaaaaaaatttaattttgataaaaagtaGGATCaagctcaatattaaatgagCA contains:
- the LOC118062572 gene encoding UBP1-associated protein 2C, whose protein sequence is MEFIKKRKADENGISIPTGTSPPSPITPLTPEEIRKILEPFTKDQLLDILQSATLHHSDILNSVRSVADGDISLRKLFIRGLSSETTSDTLRILFSSFGELEEAIVIHDKNTGKSKGFGFITFKHVDSAMLSIREPSKKIDGRITVTQLASNNSSTGDVSLRKVYVGNVPFEITSERLLGFFSMYGEIEEGPLGFDKSTGKSKGFAFLIYKSEDGAKAAIADPMKNIDGHQVVCKLAVDNKRVNKTNQGSANAQNSQPLAHPSFPQPQPQNSIGGVTGSLQNYGPASNSYQLNTSLTGSGYNGAYRVPPYVGAGPNDGGLNNAGASMYRMPQSTVGTGSGVYPDAGSYALSQQQQHQQPSSMPLPPRFPHGAGGMYQGMPPPYY
- the LOC118062571 gene encoding U-box domain-containing protein 45, yielding MSPAQRPNMPEPSPSPPSSSIFALSYLKLQFFARVRRFLQTKRAQKSLKTRTKPMVIKEEQATITTVDRQSSDIDDDSVVLQRSVKRLHFGSWEEKEMAALEIEKLAREDAKMRNLMAELGVIPALVGMVASEVAGRQRVAVNALIELANGTYKNKALMVEAGILSKLPKSMDVLEEPTRQEFAELILSLSSLANHTQFPLASSEVLPFLIGILESCSSYETKESCLGTLYNLSAVLDNAGPLLSNGAVQTLLRVISEKEFSEKALATLGHLVVTLMGKKAMENSSLVPESLIEIMTWEDKPKCQELSAYILMILAHQSSALRDKMLKSGIVPVLLEVALLGSPLAQKRALKLLQWFKDERQARMGPHSGPQTARIATGSPVNNREAQEGKKLMKDLVKQSLHKNMELITRRANATSGDSSKFKSLVISTSSKSLTC